From the genome of Gracilinanus agilis isolate LMUSP501 chromosome 2, AgileGrace, whole genome shotgun sequence, one region includes:
- the CHST4 gene encoding carbohydrate sulfotransferase 4: MFWVKKPRLLVLLMLQAVAFFFFFQYLYGPRHCPGLAEKSGPMHVLILSSWRSGSSFVGQLFSQHPDVFYLMEPAWHVWVSLSSGNAGQLQMAVRDLIRSVFLCDMTVFDAYMDQGPKTLSKLFQWETSRALCSPPSCHLFKREVIISPDDCRILCAKEPFNIMEETCKSYSHVVIKEVRFFNLEALYPLLRDPSLNLHIIHLIRDPRATFRSRQRTGLELARDSHVVMGRLWDKLKNENRPYHVMKIICQSQNEIYKAAKLLPDSLRKRYLLIRYEDLVHDPLTQTSKLYGFAGLPFLPHLQTWVHNITQGKGMGGHAFKTNSRNAQNVSQAWRWSLPYNEVVRLQNICRDSMNQMGYLPVLSEQDQRNLSLNLLSPLGIP; encoded by the coding sequence ATGTTCTGGGTAAAGAAGCCAAGATTGTTAGTCCTTCTGATGCTCCAAGCTgttgctttcttcttcttcttccagtATTTGTATGGCCCCAGGCACTGCCCTGGTCTAGCAGAGAAGTCAGGTCCTATGCATGTGCTTATCTTGTCCTCTTGGCGCTCAGGTTCTTCCTTTGTGGGCCAGCTCTTCAGCCAGCATCCGGATGTCTTTTACCTGATGGAGCCAGCCTGGCACGTGTGGGTGAGCCTTTCCTCTGGCAATGCTGGGCAGTTGCAGATGGCTGTGAGAGACCTGATTCGTTCTGTCTTCCTCTGTGATATGACTGTCTTTGATGCCTATATGGATCAGGGTCCAAAGACACTGTCTAAACTCTTCCAATGGGAGACTAGTAGAGCACTGTGTTCCCCACCCTCATGCCACCTCTTTAAGAGGGAGGTCATCATCTCTCCAGATGACTGCAGGATTTTATGTGCCAAGGAGCCCTTCAACATAATGGAAGAAACCTGTAAGTCCTACAGTCATGTGGTGATCAAGGAGGTGCGTTTCTTCAATCTGGAAGCCCTCTATCCATTGCTGAGGGACCCTTCCCTCAACTTGCACATCATTCATCTCATACGGGATCCCAGGGCCACATTCCGCTCTCGGCAACGCACAGGATTAGAGCTGGCACGCGACAGCCATGTTGTCATGGGTAGGCTGTGGGATAAACTAAAGAATGAGAACCGGCCCTATCACGTGATGAAGATAATTTGCCAAAGCCAAAATGAGATTTATAAGGCAGCAAAGTTGCTACCAGACTCCCTAAGAAAACGCTACCTGCTAATACGCTATGAGGACTTGGTGCATGACCCACTTACCCAAACCTCCAAATTGTATGGATTTGCAGGGTTACCCTTCTTGCCTCACCTCCAAACCTGGGTGCATAACATCACGCAGGGCAAGGGCATGGGAGGACATGCCTTCAAGACAAACTCCAGGAATGCCCAAAATGTTTCCCAGGCCTGGCGCTGGTCCTTACCTTATAATGAGGTGGTCCGATTACAGAATATTTGTAGAGATTCCATGAACCAGATGGGTTACCTTCCTGTATTGTCTGAGCAAGATCAGAGAAATCTATCATtgaatcttctctctcctcttgggATCCCCTAA